GTCCCCAGGTCCCCGAAGTGACGGAGATCCAGCCCGGCAGCATGCCTGTTACCGTGGAATGTGCCACCGAGGGgtggggtttggggtgggggggatgaaAGGAAGAGAGCTCAAGTTCCTTAAAACTTGGTCTTCTAGAGATTTGCAGGCGGGTGGGAATTTGCCAGGAGCGCAAAGGTTGGGGTATATGGCCCTCCAAGAGGACTTGGGGGGGGGGCGTGGGGACAAGACTGTGTGCTCAGTGGGCGTTGTCCCCAATACACCACACCCACAGGCTAGAACAAGTTGGCCACTAGAGGCACTTCGCTTAACAATGTGCAAGGAACTCTTGGGTCCAACGAGAGGTCCACAATGTGGAGAGGTTCGGGTTAGCTGTGTCGTTTAAGTAGGGAAGAGAGGTAATGTTCTACGCCAGGACAGTTCGAGGTGAGGTGAGATGTTTATGTAGAAGACAGCATCTTAGTATCAAGTCAGGACATGAAGTGAAGGTGAAGTGTGGTAGCTGAGCACCTCAGTCGCTCAGGCAGCCAGTAAGGCTGGATTTCACCCCTCCCAGTACCCTTCCCCCGGAGATCCCTCTTGGCCTGTCTAGCTCATACACATTTTCCGATTTCCTGTGAGCCTCCGCCCTGCAGCAGCGGCAGCGAGGTGACTCAGGACCCCGGTGGCCAGCAGGCCCCCAGCTCTGTGAGAGCTTTGTTTGCTCAGGCCTCTGGCCTTCTTGCTTGGGGCGGCCAAAGGATTTCCTGAGCCTCGCCCTTGCCCTCTGACagctaaggcaggaccagccaacCTAGCTGAAGCCTGGGGCTGGGGGATTGGGGAGCCCCTAAACCAAGTAGCCATTCTTTCATGGGGCTTAGGAGATGGAACACCAAAAGGTAAGGATAAAATAGGGTGATTTTCAGGATCCTGGGGATGGGAAGAGGGTCAGCAGGAGTTGCCCTGGGCTGAGGTTAGCTTCAGAGAGAGAGGTTTCCTCCCAGACCTCTGATCTGGTGAACAGTTGCTAGCTCCTGCTTGGCACCTCTGCTACAGCACCCATCTGCCACCTATCTAAGGCAGAAGAAATAAGCTTTGGTGTTTTGGGCCACTGGCTGCCTCTTGCATGTGACCTAGAGTGAATTCTTTGCCTACATTACCTCCCAGGTTCTGCTTGGTTCTCAGGCCTAGGGAGAGCAGTGTGTCAGGCTGGAGGAGAATGGGATCATACTGTCCCTCGATCCACAGTGGCCACTCCTCCGTGTTGCCTGTGTGAGCAAGCCACCTAacccttctttgttttttgctcCTGTATAAAATGGGAATGAGAGCTAAGCATGTGGATCTGTGGCAGGGCTCTTGCTTAGCATGCTTCAGGATGTGGCTTCTTTCCCCAGGACCACAAAAGAGCGACTACTACCAAGGAGTAGGGAATTCAGTGTGTTGTTAGAGTGTAAAGCTCAGTACCCAGAAGGTACCGGGAGAACCTggtctgttttctctctcacttctttGAAAGGGAGACAGGAGCTAGACACACCTCAGCAGTCTGAGACACTCGGGACAGAGCGCTGCCTGTTGTGTCTGTACCTTCTCTGGTGTGAGGCAGGGGCGGCTAAGActtctctgccctttgcagcCTGGGAGTGGCCAGAGAGCCCCCAAGGATGAGAAGGAGATGATCCGTCGAGCCATCCAGAAGGAGCTGAAGATCAAGGAGGGCATGGAGAACATGCGGCGTGTGGCCACAGACCGACGCCACCTGGGCCATGTGCAGCAGCTGCTGAGGGCCTCCAACCGCCGCCTGGAACAGCTGCATGGCAAGCTTCAGGAGCTGCATGCTCAGGTTCTGCTGCCGGCCTCAGCCGGTGAGTGAGGAGTCTGAATACACCCCCAGGGAGCAGGAGACTCATGAGCACCCTGATTCTAGCCTTGGCTCTGACCCTGGGGCGAGAGCACCCGACCACCCCATATCATCCATGTTGCCTATGTGAAAGGGAAGGGAGCGAGCACTGCTTCACCGAGGTCTGAACTCTAAAGGTAGGAGCATGCATACCCTACCTTGTGTTGCAGAGCCAGTGACCTCAGGACCCCAGGCACGGGCAGAGCAGTCGAGGGCTCGGCTCTTGGAGGCTTTACATAGGCAGCtgcaggtggagctgaaggtAAAGCAGGGGGCTGAGAACATGATTCACACGTGTGCCAGCGGCACCCCCAAGGTGAGTGCTGGCATCTGATGAAGAGGCGTAGGCCTGGCTTCTCAGCTACCTGACTTAGCTCTCAGGTATAAGGAGCACAAAGCCAGGCCCTGTGCCAACAGGGAAATGCTACCCTGCCCCAACTCCTCACCTAAGGCTAGAAgtacaggtggtggtggtggtgggggggggcagcAAGGCTCTGATCCACACTGTCAGCAAGGTTCCACAGAAGTCTAGCGGAAGAGCCAGCCAGCTGCCAGTCCAGCTCCCAGCAGCCCACCCTCTGTGCTCCATCTGACAGAATCCTTACTACTTAGCTTGTCAAACTGATACATGTCAGATTCTGCTCGCCCCGCCATCCTCCGCCGCCGCCCATTACCTAGTTCAACAAGGGAGGCTTGCCTATAGTACCTTCCTTGTAGGGGTTTGAAGCTTGGTGTGACAGGGAGTCTCGGCCCCACCCAGGCCCTGGTGGTCTGCCATAAGCCCCATCTGATGGAGATGAGTGTCACCTCCCCTAGGAGAGGAAGCTCCTGGCAGCCGCCCAGCAGATGTTAAAGGACAGTCAGCTAAAGGTGGCCCTACTCCGGATGAAGATAAGCAGTCTGGAGGCCAGTGGGTCTCCAGAGCCAGGTGAGGCCTCTCAAGGCAGGGAGGGTGGCACCCTATGGCCGAGGCTAAAGGCTCACCTCCACCCTGCAGGCCCTGACTTGCTGGCAGAGGAGCTGCAGCACCGGCTTCGAGTAGAGGCTGCTGTGGCTGCAGGCGCCAAGAATGTGGTGAAGCTGCTTGGTGGCCAGAGGATGCAGGACCGCAAGGCACTGGCAGAGGTCAGGCTGTGTCCCCAGCTCACTGCTCTCTACAGCTCTGCTTGTGTCCATCCGCCTGTAGTGGCGCCTGCACCCAGGGCTTGCTGCCTATGGAGGGTAGCAGTGAAGACCCACGAGGTGTGGTCTGACCCCTTTAACCCACACCTCGTGTTTGTGTCTCCTCTGTAGGCCCAGGCCCAGCTCCAGGAGTCCTCTCAGAAGCTGGACCTCCTAAGGCTGGCTCTGGAATTGCTGCTGGAGAGGTTGCCTCCCACCCACTCTCTACGCAGCAGGGTGACCCGAGAGCTGCGGATGGCCATGCTTGGGAACCCCCAGCCTTTGGGGACACTTGTGAAACCCATTGCCCTGACAGGTAGGTAGCAAGGATTCTCTGTAACTTCAGAGGGCCCCTTACCTTTCGGAGAGGATGTCGAAGCATTTTGGGAAAGAGTTCAGTcctgctgtgtgacctcaggtaGCTCACATTCCCAGTCTGATTCTCGGTTTATCCATCTGTTATATAGCATACTATACTATAATATAATGTAAGATAGTATAAGTAGTGGCCctacatggtggtgcatgcctttaattccagcactcatgaggcagaggcagagggatgtctgtgagttccagcctggtcttcagagtgagttccaggccagccggaGAGATATGGAGAGACCCTAAGTGAACAAGGGATGGAAGTGGTCTCCTGATCCACAGTATAGCTTTGTAAATCCAATAGCTTTTGACATTTCAGAACACAATCAGAGCATGGCCAGCGTGGGTGGGATTTAAATCGACAATCAGCCCACTTCCCCGGCAGTCGTGGGGCCTGGGCAGCTTGGACTACctttgttgccctggctggcctcaaactcagagattcgcctgcctttgcctctagagtgctggagattaaaggcgtgtgccaccagcacCCAGCCAGAAAGTTCTTTCATACCCTGTCTGTCCTTGCAGCTGATGGACAGTTAAGAAATCATGTGAGCCGCAAGCCAGAGCCTAGCTGGTGCCTGCTTCAGAACACAGTAGACGGGGCTAGACAGAGCTCTGTTCTGTGTGGGCCCTTTGCCTAATCTTGGATAATCAAGGAGGGCTTCTTAGAACAGGAAGAGTCTGAGCTTGGCCTTGGAGGGCTCATGGGAGTGCTTTTGGTCAAGCCAGCAAGCAGGGGAAGACAAAAGAAGCCTCTTGCTTAAAGGCAAAGCATCTGAGGCTAGGGATCAGTCACAGGAAGAAGTTGGTAAAGCTCTTGCTTACTGtgtatgaggtcctgggtttggtccctagcACCAAATAAACTgcaatggtagcacacacctataacccaACCCCCTgggaagtgaggcaggaggatcaggagttcaagggcatcttagctacatagtgagttgttCCAGGCCAACTTAGGCTAACAAGGTCCTgcctttaaacaaaaacaaaaacatatgctAGTTTGTAGCTGAACCTCCATGTCCTAAGGTAAGTATATTGCCTGGATACCACCCCTTGGTATTTCTGTGAAGGCTCCAAGCCCAGCCTACCAAAATGGTGTCGCTGGACCCAGTTTCTGTCCTCAGGAGCTCCTGGGTGTCCGCtgtgtcctcctctcctcctctaccCTTTGAGACAAAACTCTCAGTGATCTTAGACAAAACATGTTTTGTCCCTTGGGACTCTCTCCCTCACTGATCAAGAGGGCGCAGGTAGCCAGACTGCTGCTCGTGTGCCTGCCCCTGTGCACTTGAGACCATGGTGCCCTCCAGGCCCTGAGCTCAAGGTAGCAGTTTCCCCCAACCCGTGTCTTCACAAAGTTCCTGGAGAAGACCTGTTCTTACATTACTGCTGTGTTCTGCCACTGCATAGGCACCCAGGAAGGAGAGCTAGTAGGGCTGCTAAGGATGCTGGGTGGTTACCAAGTGTAGGTAGGGTTTAGATCAGCTTCTTCTAACTCTAACCCTCCTAGAACAGCTGGTGTCCCTCTGGGGTTCCATTGGTTGTGGCTACTGACTGAGGGCTCCCCTGACTCCCAACTAGGGACACTGCAAGTTCGCCTCCTGGGCTGCAAAGATCTTCTGGTAGCTGTGCCTGGACGGTCCCCCATGGCTGTCCTGGCAGGTAGCCCTTCTGAAAGCTGGCTCCGAACCAGGTCCCGGCAGCATCGTGGTGGAGGCGAGCTGGGCAGTGAGTAAGGAGGAGCCATGGGAGGTGGTAGGGGCCCCTGCTCAGGCCATGTCCTAAATCCAAGCCTTGGTACTACAGGTGAAGTACTGGCTGTGTTGAAGGTTGACAATCGTGTTGTGGGCCAGACAGGATGGGGACTGGTGGCTGAGAAATCCTGGGACCAGGCTTTTGTCATCTCCTTGGACCGAGTGAGGCTGGCCTTTGTGTGGTTAGGGTTGGCTGTGGGGTATAGGGAGCGGGACACCCAGGTGAGGGCTGATGCCAAACTCCATTCCTCAGCCTGGTCTTTTCCACACAGGCTCGTGAGCTAGAGATCGGGGTTCACTGGCGGGACTGGCGACAGTTGTGTGGTGTGGCGTTCCTGAAGCTTGAGGACTTCCTTGACAATGCCTGTCACCAGCTTTCTCTCAGTCTGGTGCCGCAGGGGCGACTCTTTGTCCAGGTTCCTACTGACCCCTGACCTCTAACAAGGGATCTTTAGGACTGACATTTTGGGttgggtgatggctcagtaggtatAGTGtttactgtgcaagcatgaggacttgagttcaagtccccagcatccatgtaaaaactATGTATGGCATCATGTGTCTATTACTTCACGGCTGGCTATACAGGGACAGATGGATTCCCcagactcactggccagccagtctagctgaaacagtgaattccaggttcagtgaggaatcctgtctcaaaaaataaggtggaagagtAGATACTTGGGGTGGTGTCAACCTCTGCCTACATTGGtgagcacacctgtgtgtgtgtctgtgagtgatAACAGCTAGTAACTCTTGTAAGGTGGGACTTTAGGGATGGAGACAGACCCACAGGGAGGCTCACATCTCTACCCTGAGTTTGTCCTGCCTCCTAAGACATCTAGAATATGTAAGTGCGTCTCccctatgcctcagtttctccactggCATTAATGAGGATTCAATATCATGTCTGGGTGCTCTGAGTTCCACTTCATACTAGCTTCACCTCATTGTTAGGATAAAACACCAGCCAAGACAACTGAAGGCAGGGAAGGGttcatttcattttacagatTTACAGCCTataccctctctcccttctctgctcttctcccaCCCccgcttctttcttttttctgagacaaggtttctctgtgtagccctggctgtcctggaactcactctgtagaccaggctggcctcaaactcacaaagatcctcctgcctctgccccttttcCCCCAGTGCTGGATTAAtggtgtgctccaccaccgcccagtttacAGCCTATCTTGAAGggagtcaaggcagaaacttaataagcaggaactgaaagcagaaagcatggaaccctgtttgctggcttgctctctgcctccctcccaagctCGTGCTtggctagctttcttatatagcccagtaccacttgcctagggatggtgccgcccacagtgtGCTAGATCCTCCTACATCAACAATCAAGGCAGTCTTCCCGAGAATTGTCCACGAGAATTGTCCACGAGCCATGTAATCTAGGCAGTCCCTCTCTGATGTGTCATATGGAAAGTTAACACTAACTAGGATACCTCCATGGCTGAGATCGGGAGCTGGCACTGGGCGGGGCCTAGCCAGCAGAGTGAAAGGTGGGCCAGTTCCAGCTTTGTTCATGTCCCTCTAGGTAACCTTCTGTGAGCCTGTCATTGAAAGGAGGCCTCGGCTGCAGAGGCAGAGACGCATTTTCTCTAAGCGGAGAGGTGTGGAGGGAACAGACTGTGTGAGGAGAGGGCTGGGCTGACCGTTGGGAATGCTGGGACTGAGCACCATCTGCCTCCTCTAGGCCAGAATTTCCTGAGAGCTTCCCAGATGAACCTCAGCATGGCAGCCTGGGGGCGCCTGGTCATGAGCTTGCTGCCCCCCTGCAGCTCACCAAGCACAGTCAGTCCCCCTAAAGGGTGCCCTTCAACGGTAGCCTGTGGGACCTCCGATGCTGCTTCCCCCAGGTGAGCCACCTGGCACAGACTGTACGCTTCTCTGAGGCTCTGTCCCTCCAGGTTCTGTGAGTGCTGTCTTTTGCCTCCTCTGAGCCCTCTGTCCTTTGACATGGCcgtgcccctcccccctccatgtGCTCAAGACTGTCCTTCTTACAGTAACTTCCTGCCTATGAGGACTCTCTCAGAAGATACGAAGCCTCCTCCCAAGCCCCCACGCCTCTATCTCCGAGAACCAGCCCCAGGGACTCCTGTAAGGGATTCTGGAGGTCGGGTGGCAATGCGGAGGTTGCCAAGCGGGAAAGAGGGACAGTAACTCTGCTCTGTTCTGAACACATCTGTCCCCACAGTGTACCAAGCGCCCCCACATGGACCCTAGAACTGGAGTAGTGCCCGCCCTGGCAGTCTTATCCACCAGGTACTCACTGGCTTCCATTCATTTAGAGACTTGGTTTtttggtgagacagggtttctctgtgtagccctggctgtcctggaactcactctgtagaccaggctggcctcgaactcagaaatctgcctgcctctgcctcccaagtgctgggattaaaggtgtgcgccaccaccgcccagctgtatccagtgctcttaaccactgaaccatctcttctttgtttctttattttctccttctcttcttccttctcttcctccttctttctctgtgtaactctgactgtcctggaactccctatgtagaccaggttagccttgaattcatgttctgactgtctctgcctctagagtgctgggattaaaagtgtgccccACCACCACTCGGTTTGCATCCGACTTTTCTAAAGTTGGTTCTGGGCATGAAACGTAAGCCATTTCACTGACGGAGACTTActcagtcttttttaaaaataaggtcttgtagtgtaacccaggctggttgAACTTGTGGTTTTCCTGCTACTAcagtctgggtgctgggattacaagtgtacagCATCACTCCTCGTACATACTGATTTGATTGACACCTCACTCCCTAGCTCCTTGGGTATCAAATTGACTTGCTCAATGCCTTTCTTTGCTGAATGCAGTTTATAAATTCTAGATGTGGGGACAGTCTAGGCCCTTTCTCTCTTGCAGGAATCCCCCCAGACTTCAAGACTTCCGATGTTTGGCTGTGCTGGGCCGGGGACACTTTGGGAAGGTAGGTTGTTGAGGATGATGTAGTGGAGTTAGTGAATGGGCGAGCATTGTCCCAGCACATTAGCTGGagatgctgggattgcagggtACTGTGTGGGGAGGGAGGTGAAGGCTCTCTGTCCTTACCTGGAGCCCAACTTTTTCTGGTCCCTAGGTCCTCCTGGTCCAGTACAAAGGAACAGGAAAATACTATGCTATCAAGGCACTGAAGAAGCAGGAAGTGCTCAGCCGGGATGAGATTGATAGGTGTGTATAACTGAGAAGTATGTGATCTTGGAAGCCTGGAGTGGCCAACCTGAGCTCCAAAAGGAAGCTCACGATCCCAAGGGCCAGGTTCACGCTCTCTTTTTGGCCCCGGGCAAGCCCTCTTGTCTTTTAGTAACCCAGGTACCTCTATAAATAGGACTGTGGTACTTTCGCAGGTTTGAAGCCTTCCCCACATGTGAACCATCAACTTAACTCCTTAGCTCCCTGAGTACTCAGCCAGCCAGAGGTGGTGTTTGGGTGTCAGGGCACACACAGCCCATGGAGGGAACATTCCATGTCTTCCCTTACAGCCTGTACTGTGAGAAGAGGATCCTGGAGACTGTGGGTCGTACAGGGCACCCCTTTCTGCTTGCTCTCCTTGCCTGCCTCCAGACCTCCAGTCACGCCTGCTTTGTTACTGAGTTTCTGCCTGGAGGAGACCTCATGATGCAGATTCACGAGGATGTCTTTCCTGAGCCTCAGGCCTGGTGGGTTTTCTAGTTACTTGATGCTTGCTCCCTTGGGGATAGGGGAGTACCCAGCAGACAAAAAGCACAGGATTGTGAGGAGTCTTGGTGGGACATTACAGCATGTGAGGACTTCATTGGCATAGCTGTGGATGGAATCTGTCATCACAGTTTTCTGAGGTTGCTGCACAGATGAGAGTCATGTTTGCTAATGGCCTACCACAGGACTGTAGCAAGTCTGCCTAACCAGCTCCAGTTGCTGCTCTGCTTACAACAGTCTAACTCAGCACATCAGCTTTCACCCTAGTGTGTGACCCTGTGTCAAATCTCAGATCCTCATTTTAATGCGTGGCTGTGCATGGCCACCTGCGATTGAATGCAGGAGCCCTCAgccgccagaagagggcaccagatctcctgACTCTGATAGAGGAAATCCTGTTTAGGTATGGGTAGTGGGACAAAGAGTAGTACTTCCTATAAATGccaggccatctctctagcctctcagATCCTGACTTGAGTGAAAGTCATGATgactatcccccccccccccaggctgcTGGGAAGATGTCCACACTGAGCTTTGAACCTAGGGCTTAGTGTGTGtcaggctctaccactgagctacatcttcagccctTTATTTGTGTtatgttttttttggagggggtaggggggtgagacagggtttctctgtacagccttggctgtcctggaactcattgtgtagaccaggctggccttgaactcagaaatccacctgcctctgcctcccaagtgctgggattaaaggcgtgcatcaccactgcccagcttgtgttaatggtttttttcagagggtttttctgtgtagccccggcttttctggaacttgctctatataccaggctggcctcgaactcagagatctgcctgcttttgtctcctgagtgctgggattaaaggcatgtaccaccaccaccaccaccaggcttttgtttgctttttgaaataAGGTTCCACTATATAGACcggtctggcctcaaacttgctatcctccagcctcagcctcccaagtagctgggattatagacctATGCTACTAGACCCAGTAGCTCTGCCGCAGCTGAGCACAGGAGGACAGGTCATTCACACATAACACCGGGATACTTTGGGCCCTTCCAGCATTAGTTTGTGTAGTCTCGTCCATGCCTGAGTCTGGCCAGGGCCTTCTGGTACCTCCCAGTGCCAGGCCTGAATTCTTCCTGTACCTCCTTCAGCTTCTACCTGGCATGCGTGGTCCTGGGGCTGCAGTTCCTCCATGAGAAGAGGATTATTTACAGGTAGGCTTTGCCCAGGGGATGTGAGGGTGGGCCGGGGAGCTTTCCCTGTGCTGCTGTTGTGCCCCAGGTCTCAGCCCTTTGATCTTCACCATTCCGCCATCAGGGATCTGAAATTGGATAATCTACTACTGGATGCCCAGGGGTTCCTCAAGATTGCAGACTTTGGGCTGTGCAAGGAAGGTAGGCTCCTGTCCTGGAATCACATCCTCTTGTCTTGCCCAGGCCAGCCAGAAACCTTTCTACTCATGGGTGTCCAGCCCTGCCCTTCTTCCTGACCCTCATTAGGGGAACAGCTGAGAACACCCTAATCTGTGGTTGGCCAGAGAAGCTATAACCTCGCTCATACAGTCACTGCACGACGACCATGGCCTACAGAGCCTAGGGGGCATAGCAAACCTTGTTATTGGGCATCATAAAGGCTGGCACCAATtgataaatgtatgtatgtatggtatatacctcacatatatatatatatatatacacacacacatatatacatatatgtatatgttacactatgtgtgtatgcatgatttCATTGCTGGGTTTTGACCCATGGTCTCACATACACTAGGCAACTGCTCTACTACTGAGTCACACCTCCATCTCTggccttgatttttttaaaaactgctttgtatgtgtatgggtgctttgtagcatgtatgcctgtgcaccagaTGTATgtctagtgcccatggaggccaggagcaGCCTTCAGATACCTTGAAACTGGAGACGTTCACAAGctaccacgtgggttctgggaatcaaacgtGTCCTTTCTTAACCAGCGAGCCACCTCTTCAGGCCCCTTCCCCCATTGACTCTTATAAGCAGAACTATAGTGAGTGAGCCACAGCCAGCAGGCACTGGTGTGGATGTTGGTTTGCAGGAATTGGCTTTGGTGACCGGACCAGCACTTTCTGTGGCACCCCAGAGTTCCTGGCTCCCGAGGTTTTGACGCAGGAGGCTTACACACGGGCTGTGGATTGGTGGGGGCTGGGTGTGCTGCTCTATGAGATGTTAGTGGGTGAGGTAAGTGCTAGGGCAGGGCTTCCAGGGCCTCTGGGGGTAGGGACAGTGGGATAGCCTGCATAGCCTGCTGAACCCCAATCTCCACAGTGTCCATTCCCAGGGGACACAGAAGAGGAGGTGTTTGAATGCATCGTCAATGCTGATGTCCCATATCCCCACTTTCTGTCAGTGCAAGGGCTCGAACTCATTCGGAAGGTGAGACCCAAGGTCCAGGGCTTGGCTGGGCAGCTGCTTGTAACTCGTGGGTACCCTGCTTCCACCTTGGGGCCCTATAGCATAGCTTAAGTACAGTACCTGTAGGGCAGCCAGTGTCTGGAGTGGCGTGCCCTCAGGTTAACATCCTGCCCTACTTCCTGACAGCTCCTCCAGAAGTCCCCAGAGAAGCGGCTAGGGGCAGGAGAACAGGACGCAGAGGAGATCAAGGTTCAGCCATTCTTCAGGGTATGTAGCCAGAACCCAGCAGTCTCCTTTGCCTGGTGAGGTGGGGAGGCTGGGCGACCTCTGGGGTCTGCTGTACCCACATTCTCATACTTCCTTTACCTTGTTTCAGACTACCAACTGGCAGGCCTTGCTGGCCCGCACTGTCCAGCCCCCCTTTGTGCCTACCCTCTGTGGGCCTGCAGACCTTCGTTACTTCGAGGGAGAGTTCACCAGCCTGCCTCCAACCCTGACCCCACCAGTCCTCCAGAGTTCCCTCACCGCACGCCAACAGGCTGCCTTCCGGGACTTTGACTTTGTGTCTGAGCAGTTCTTGGAGTCCTGAGGGTCTCCTGGCACCTCTGCCAGACTGTAGGAAGCCTCCACTCATCCATGTGCCTGGGCCAAAGTATTTAACGAGCATGTGGGATTCCAGGTAGTGGCTGTGGGGCTGCTGTTCGAGGCTCTTCTCAGTGTCCCTGCTGTGTCTATAACCCTCTCCTtattcttctgcttcctgggagACCCCAGACCAGGAAAGACCCCACGGCAGCGTGGTTTCTCTTTTTAATACTTGACTTTATATAgactattaaattaataaaactgtaCACTCGAGGTAGCCAGGCCAGGGGTTGTGCTGGCGTCTAGGTTCTCTTTGAACACGCCTCCCCCAACTTATCTCCTTTTCCTCTATGTCTTCCTTTAGGGAGTGACAGGGGGGTTCTGTCTGCTTCTCTGCTGAGGCTGGAAGCCCTAGGAAGGAGTAAAGGCCTTCGGCTCACTGGGCTCATCTCCAGCTGGCACAGCCTCTGGCTTTTAGGCACAAAGCAGCCTTCTCTCCAGCAACCCTAGACAACCTGGCTGCTGCCTTCCCCGTCTTCCTCAGCCCAGAGTGTCTCCCAGGGTCCAGAGGGCCAACCACAGAAAAAGTGGGCCAGATTTCGAGTCGGACCTCGGTCAAAGGGGTTGCTGGTGCGCTGGCGGAGGTAGGAGATTCGGTGTGAGGATATGAACTCCCAGGTAGTAGTGTTCCTGGCTACCAGGTAGAGGTGGGAGGCCAGGAGCAGGCCAACCACTAAGGCAAAGAAGGAGAGCAACAGGAAGGTGGTGAACAGGAGCCCAGCAGACCGGAGCCACAGCCCCCAGGGCTGGAAGAACTGGAGACCAGACCTAGAGGGCAGGGATGGAGAGCTAGGGCTGGGGAATGCAGGGTCCCAAGGAGTCCTGCTccgtgcatgcctgtgtgcatgccaTCTGCACTGCCCCCATGCACCTACCATGCCAAGCACAGGCCCCACAGCAGAACCACCAGCTGCAGTGCCAGGTAGGCCACAAAGAGCGGATGGTTGCGTTCACCCACACAGTTCTCCATCCAGGGACAGTGGTGATCGTAGCGGCGAACACAGCGGCGGCACTCACGACAGTGCCGGGCACGCAGGGGCTGCTGTGGGTACAGAGGGCAGTTTGGGCTCAGTGCTGCCCACCCCGGTGGGTCCTCCTTTGGGGAGAGGGCTGAAGACCAGAGGCAGGTCCTAACTTTGGGAGGC
The nucleotide sequence above comes from Mastomys coucha isolate ucsf_1 unplaced genomic scaffold, UCSF_Mcou_1 pScaffold15, whole genome shotgun sequence. Encoded proteins:
- the Zdhhc12 gene encoding probable palmitoyltransferase ZDHHC12, encoding MALWPLLNSGMLVRTGHTVLTWGITLVLFLHDTELRQWEEQGELFLPLTFLLLVLSSLLLYLAVSLMDPGYVTTQPQPQEESKEEQRAMVPQAIPLRRCRYCLVPQPLRARHCRECRRCVRRYDHHCPWMENCVGERNHPLFVAYLALQLVVLLWGLCLAWSGLQFFQPWGLWLRSAGLLFTTFLLLSFFALVVGLLLASHLYLVARNTTTWEFISSHRISYLRQRTSNPFDRGPTRNLAHFFCGWPSGPWETLWAEEDGEGSSQVV